gatttcattttcattttcttactggCCAGCAgtgatttatgaaaaaataaatgacccCGAGCCGCATGCGTGGAAGCCTTGATTTCAGTACAAATGAATGATTAGGTCTGAACCTCAGAAGCAGGACGGCAGCGGACCACCGCGCTCTTTGTGATCTGTGCATGCCCTTTGACCGTGGGAGACGCTGCCCGATTTGTTATAATTTGCAGTCAAATATTGGACTGGCGATGCAATTTTAGCCGCTTTCAGAGTTGGtgttattttcagtgatttctggACGTATCAAGTTCATAATTCACATGGAAGGACCTTGGAAGGTGATTTCCTCAAACGGAAAgggaagatgtttttatttttctagataGCGCTGCGTGTTTTGGAGTTTCCATCAGTTGTGTTTACCATAGTGGGCTTTCTTACCTGCATTTCTCATAACCTAATTTGGCACAGGTACATTTTGTTCAGGACGTGTTTGCTAACTCACTGATCGAGGAGACTGTCATCTTCAGCACTTGCAAAAGAGTGATCTTTCCAGTTAAAGGGCTTTTTTGCTTATTTCCTGGCAGTGCTTTAGGCACACTGctttttcagtgtcttcagtAAATAACTTAAAGCACTTGCTTTACCCAAAATAGACTTGGAATGACACTTCCCAGGACTGCATTGTTCCATACATGTATGCTAAATGCTCTAAAGAAGCAAAATCGTGTTAAGGAATGAATAACCTTAAACCGTGGCATTAATAGGTAGGTTGTTAAAATAAGGATTCAAAAGGCTTTTTCAGTAATCACGCAGCGTGTAATTGTAAGAGTTTTGTTGCCATGTTAACGTGCCTCCCTGGGATGCCAGATGACTCAAGAGTTGCAGCGCTAAGGAGGGGATCTTGCCAGGGCCAAAAAAGCCTTGGTGCTTCTCCACAGCGTTGTTTCTCCTGTTGGCTCCTCTattcatggaaaaataacatttcaggGAACTTTTGAACTGCTTTAACTTTTCATTATTCCTCCAACTGTGAAGCCAGGTGCCTTAGCGATTACATCTTAAGTCCAACTGTGCTAGGACTGTAAAAATCTCCTTAAAAATACCAGGTATGTATTATCTAGACATGAAGCATCACAACATTATAGTGATTTCTCTTTGAATATTGTATGTCCCACTGAGAAATTTGGCCATTTTCGTGTATAGAAAAGTTGTACTGCTTGATGACTCAATCTTGTCTGACCTGCATTTTGGCAATTGATCATTTGGTAGATCGGAGTGAAAGGCATTACCTTGGTTTAGGGGAGATGGAAATCTGCTCTGaagctgcatgaaaaaaataaatgaggaagtGGCTGAAGTGActtggaaaaatggaaaattaaactAACTTTCTGCAAAAGGCATTATCAAGgcaaagagcaaaagaaaaagtcaagGTGTGGTTAATTTATTGCTCAGCCTTGAAGCCTGACATCAgtatcatataatcatagaatcacagaatggcctgggttgaaaaggacctcaaacatcatctggtttcaagccccctgctgagtgcagagtcACCAACCACTATACTAGGCTTCCCAAAGCCACAGGGAGAAAATCCTGTGATCCCAACgaacatctttgtggccctcctctggacatgctccagcaaCCCCATGTTGGAGGCTGTAGCAGTCTGCACTAaaaattttgaatatctccaggaaAGGAGagtccacaacctctctgcCCCTTGGTGCTGTTGCTGGGCAGCAATGAATAAAGTCTGGCCTCATCCTCTTGACAGCCACCATTTAAGCACTGACAAGCATTggtaagatcccctctcagactgctccaggctgaacagcagTAGGTGTATCAGCCTTTCCTCCTGAGGAAGATGCTCCTCCAGGCAGGCCCCTCATTGTCTTTGGAGTCCATTGCTGGACTCCCCAGCacttccctgtctttcttgagctgaggagcccagaactggacacaggactccaggtgtggcctcaccagggcagagtagggGGAGAGGAGAACTTCttttgccctgctggccacgctcctttGAATGCAGCCCAGGTggtcattggccttcttggccacaagggcacactgctgcctcccGATCACGCCCATTGTCCGCCAGGGaacccaggtccttctccacagagctcctctccagcagatcagcTCCTAACTTTTCAGAAGCGTGCCCTTACTCCTCCCCAGGAGGAGGGCCCCACACTTAGCCTTGTTGGACCTCGTCAAGTTCCTCTGCGCACAGTTCTGCGGCTGCTGAGCAGCCTttgcacagcctgctgctgtgtcagccCCTGGGAAGGTGCTGAGGAGGAGAAAACCCTGTGATCCTAGTGCCTAAGTCTGCCCACCACAGGACAAGCAAAGAAGAAGCAGCTGACAAAGAAATGTGGGGGGGGTGGCTGGGTTTATTGTGTTGGCCACTTGGGACGAGAGCCAGCACGTGGTGCTGGCACGCGGCTGCTTCCGTGCCATCTTTTCTGGGGCTGAGTGGAGGTGTAGGTGGGGGGATGTTGGCTTTGATGTTGAACCCAGCAGTGCCTTCATGGCAGTGGGGATAGCCGCCACTGTTGGAACTGGCTCCTGTAGCCTCCTCAGGGCCGGCTGTGGACTTTTGTGGCTCGACGTGCCACTGAGGAATGGCTTCGCGTGCGGGCCGTCCCTGGCTGCCTGGGCCATTCCCCAGAGTCCGAACGCAGGGAAGCCCTCAGCGAGCTCCGTGTCACCCGtctggtggtgctgggggtCCTGTTGcgagcagctgcagctggtaTTCGCCTGCTGCCTCGAGGTCTTCTTGTCCGGCTCTGGGAACTGGGGGCCCGACGTTGCAGCGGGGAGCGGCTTCGTATGCGGCTTGTTCCCCGCTGCCTGGGACGCCTTCTAAGGCGTGCAGCCGCTGTGGCCTCTCTGGAGGACGGTGATGTGCCCCGCCTGGTGGATGGGTGGGAGCTGCTTTCAGCGCTTGGGACTGGTGTATGTCCGCTCCCATGGTGTGTGTGATGCTGCTCTGATGTATCTTGCAGGTCAGGAAAAGGTGAGCTGATTGTCTTGTGTTCAGTGTCCAGCTCACTGGTCTTGCTGCTGAGCTCAGGCAGCTGGGAACTGTGTGGtggccccagtgctgcctggcTGGCGGGGCCGGGCCTGCTGTCCTCAGGTTCCTGGGGGCTGTGGGCTGGCCCCAGGCCctcctggctggcagtgctgcactgggagagcagcaaggtggtgctggcagctgtAAGGAAAGGCGGGAACGTCAGCAGAAGGAACTTGTAGCCTTGGGTAGGGACAGGCTGGGGCAGAGAAACTCTGGCAAAGCTGCCCTGTGCACTTGCTGGCAGGCCTTGCTTGGCCCCAGCCCGGTGCCACGCGGCTGATTGCCTCTTACCGGTCCCCAGGCCAGCGCAGATGTCGCAGTCCCACATGTTCCCTCTGATGCTCGAGTAGGAGCATTGTCTGTGggtgctctctgcagcacaggagctgcacCGGATCAGCTGCCAGGGCCTGGGGAAGCAAAGGGGTTGTGGCTGTGAGGATCAAGCGAGCCAAGCCAGGGAGTGCCcagcacatctctgctgctcagtCCTTGCTCCCCCAGCCTGTGGTGAGGCTGAGATCCCCCGAGgagccccacagagctgctgcggTAACTCACCCCTCTTCTTCTGTCTGCTCTCTGCCCTCAGGGTGAAAGCACGTGATGGCATTGCACTGCATGAGCCTCTGTAGAAGCGATGCGTCTGCATCATTGTCCTCCCGGGATGGTCTTCTAcaagagaagggagggaaagtgATGagcccccagtgtccccagcatAAGATCCGAGGTTACCCCACCTCATCCTCCCCAACTCCATTTCCAGCTTCCCCGAGAAGCTGAGGAACGTGCTCATGAGACAGCAAAGGGCCAGGCCTGCCGAGACAGTCCCTGGGCAGGCCCAGCCCTCACGCCTTCTCATCTGCGCGGTTTGGCAGAAGGACACCAACCTGGCTGGGATTTGGATCCCCAGAGTGGACATTTCGGTACAGAGGATAGTTTTGTCTTGACAACCGGGGCACTGGAAGCGCATAGTGCCTTCATTCGAGGCCTGTCGCTGCAGGAGAAGCACAAGCAGGGTGAGCGTGAGCAgggcctggtgctgctgagcaccaaGCGTGCCTGCAGCGTGAGGGGAGGGCTCCTACCTGGATGCAGACCCGGTGGAACCAGGCCTGTGTGCAGGCTGGGCACACCAGGGTGTGGTAGGACAATCTGTCCCCCACCATCTCCTGGCAGATGACACAGGTGCTGTCTTCTGCTGGAGCTATCCCCGCTGCCTGTCGAGGGCGGTGCTCCCagcagaaggacctgggggAAGATGGAAGGGATGGGCACGGTGAGAAGTGCTGcgaggagggcagagcagcaggaaggagccGCAGGCCCTGGCTCTGGCTCTGGCAGGTGTTGCTGCGGGTTCCTCCCTGGCttggctgctgctcacagcccttACCTGTGCTCTCCAAAGAACTGTGTGAT
The Numida meleagris isolate 19003 breed g44 Domestic line chromosome 1, NumMel1.0, whole genome shotgun sequence genome window above contains:
- the LOC110392224 gene encoding PHD finger protein 7-like isoform X2 — protein: MGQGPTAPWQGGPAWAVAALWHRWACNGPFLYAASSQHGRHRAGAWGQPSRTAGPARCSPLLTFALSSPVCVLCGRDDFDLDIYGRTFNQCGFLVHEFCLMFAHIDFVDYPALGGIVGLPFFTITRKAKQANQKQCCVCGERGAAIACAESGCERSFHLPCAADGECITQFFGEHRSFCWEHRPRQAAGIAPAEDSTCVICQEMVGDRLSYHTLVCPACTQAWFHRVCIQRQASNEGTMRFQCPGCQDKTILCTEMSTLGIQIPARLVSFCQTAQMRRREGWACPGTVSAGLALCCLMSTFLSFSGKLEMELGRMRWGNLGSYAGDTGGSSLSLPSLVEDHPGRTMMQTHRFYRGSCSAMPSRAFTLRAESRQKKRGPGS
- the LOC110392224 gene encoding PHD finger protein 7-like isoform X3, whose product is MMCDRKRKASGSEEPVCVLCGRDDFDLDIYGRTFNQCGFLVHEFCLMFAHIDFVDYPALGGIVGLPFFTITRKAKQANQKQCCVCGERGAAIACAESGCERSFHLPCAADGECITQFFGEHRSFCWEHRPRQAAGIAPAEDSTCVICQEMVGDRLSYHTLVCPACTQAWFHRVCIQRQASNEGTMRFQCPGCQDKTILCTEMSTLGIQIPARLVSFCQTAQMRRREGWACPGTVSAGLALCCLMSTFLSFSGKLEMELGRMRWGNLGSYAGDTGGSSLSLPSLVEDHPGRTMMQTHRFYRGSCSAMPSRAFTLRAESRQKKRGELPQQLCGAPRGISASPQAGGARTEQQRCAGHSLAWLA
- the LOC110392224 gene encoding uncharacterized protein LOC110392224 isoform X1, with the translated sequence MGQGPTAPWQGGPAWAVAALWHRWACNGPFLYAASSQHGRHRAGAWGQPSRTAGPARCSPLLTFALSSPVCVLCGRDDFDLDIYGRTFNQCGFLVHEFCLMFAHIDFVDYPALGGIVGLPFFTITRKAKQANQKQCCVCGERGAAIACAESGCERSFHLPCAADGECITQFFGEHRSFCWEHRPRQAAGIAPAEDSTCVICQEMVGDRLSYHTLVCPACTQAWFHRVCIQRQASNEGTMRFQCPGCQDKTILCTEMSTLGIQIPARLVSFCQTAQMRRREGWACPGTVSAGLALCCLMSTFLSFSGKLEMELGRMRWGNLGSYAGDTGGSSLSLPSLVEDHPGRTMMQTHRFYRGSCSAMPSRAFTLRAESRQKKRGELPQQLCGAPRGISASPQAGGARTEQQRCAGHSLAWLA